The Mangifera indica cultivar Alphonso chromosome 8, CATAS_Mindica_2.1, whole genome shotgun sequence genome has a window encoding:
- the LOC123223239 gene encoding protein PAF1 homolog, with protein MKSYVATGSNPANPDKFLAYMVPSLDELSKDMYDENEDVLFSWVRGEDTDYPTSYLVSFDDEEARYVPLPTKLNLRKKRAREGRSNEDVEHFPALEPVD; from the exons ATGAAAAGTTATGTGGCAACAGGCTCTAATCCAGCTAACCCTGATAAATTTCTGGCATACATGGTCCCATCCTTAGATGAG CTGTCGAAGGACATGTATGACGAGAATGAAGATGTCTTATTTTCTTGG GTGCGGGGTGAAGATACTGATTATCCAACATCATACCTTGTTTCCTTTGATGATGAAGAAGCTCGCTATGTG CCTCTCCCCACAAAACTTAATTTGAGAAAGAAGAGGGCCAGGGAGGGGAGATCTAATGAGGATGTTGAGCATTTTCCTGCATTGGAACCAGTGGATTAA